The Erythrolamprus reginae isolate rEryReg1 chromosome 6, rEryReg1.hap1, whole genome shotgun sequence DNA segment tcttctcctttgttatttcatttatccaattctccactttgttccaaaatattttagtctcaggacacgtccaccatgtatgataatatgtgccaatttcttttttatatttccacCTACAGCTATCTTTTAAATGAATATGAAGTTGGACGGACACCTAATCCTGATATTATATGTAATAAAAACATCAAATTCAATTATTTCCTACACTATGCTATGAATAACATTGGTAAGTTCTCGTTTCAGTGGTGATTTCTGTTCTGAAAAACCTAGGTGTGGAATAAACCTGAAAATCAGTGCTAATTTGGCATATAATCTTTTTACAGCCTATCAAGATCTGGCTTTTCAGATCAATTTGTGTCTTAATTGAAGGTGCAGTCATACACTTTTGTATTCAGAGAAAGTATTACTGAATTCAGTGGAGTTTCCTCCTACCAAAGTGGTACAGAAGAAAGTCATAAAAAACAAAAGTCGTGAAATAAAAGTATCTAATTTGCCTTTGTTTTTTCCAAAACTATTCCAGGAGCTGATGCAATAGCAACTGGACACTATGCAAGGACCTCCCTGGAAGATAATGACGTTTTCCAGCAAATATACAACGAAAAACCACGAGGACTTTTCAGAAATAGATTTGAAATAAGAAACGGTAAGTGCTCCCCTGTTTTAATCCAGATTAGATATGTAGCATCCATTCTCTGCcctccagatcatggttgtcccaaaggtgttttcaggaggtaactgaactttcttgtttttctttgaagacatttcacttcacaTACAAGAAGCTTCCAACAGATTTCCAGAAAAATTACAGACTACAgtagatggctggagaattctgggaattgaaatccataagGTGCCataggttgccaagtttggggacccctggactacaGGAACAATCATATTCATGTgcaagattgaaaaacactgttctaagttcTGTTGTGACTTTACAGAAAGATACAAAAATCAATCTAAGTCCACTTGAAGGTAAGAGAAACAGCTTGACAGATCCATGACATggatcctacatggcatcggaccagaatacctaccgccttctgccacataaatcccagcggccaattaggtcccacagagttggccttctccaggtcctgtcgactaaacaatgccgtctggtgggacctaggggtagagccttctctgtggtggccctggccctcgaATCaacctcccccctggagattcaaattgcccccaccctccttgccttctgcaagatgttaaagacgcatttatgccaccaggcatggggggactaatcctctttccccccctcccccatctctctgaccctagcatttgagaatggtgtgattgtgtagaattgaatgttttttagtaataatgggtttttaaattagttttaatattggatttgtatcatattgtattttgttgctgttgtgagccgctccaagtctttggagataataaattattattattattattattattattattattattattattattattaattatgatgatgatgacaggGTAGTTTCTTCCAGGATGTCCTTTTCTGCACCCAGGACATCCCATTacatctattatttatttgtttgtttgattgatttttatgccgcccttctccttagactcagggcagcttacaacatgttagcaatagcactttttaacagagccagcatattgcccccacaatccgggtcctcgttttacccacttcggaaggatggaaggccgagtcaaccttgagccggtgatgagatttgaaccgctgatctacagtcagcttcagtggcctgcagtacagcactctacctgctgcaccaccccagctcactTATTGATCAGCTTGCAAATTCTTACATCACTATCTGCCAGAAACACAAAGAAAATGTCCGTTAGTCCctgacttaaaacagttcatttagtgcatGTTAAAAGTTACAACGACACTGGAGAAAGTgacctatgactgtttttcacactttatgactgttgcagcttccccatggtgacatgatcaaaatttagatgcttggcaactgactcacatttaggaAAGTTGCAGTattccggggtcatgtgatcaccttttgcaaccttttgacaagcaaggtcaatgggaaagccatatTAACTTTACAAACAATTCACTTaaatatggcaagaaaaattgtaaaatggggcatagttccctctaagctgagcagtgagcaatcgctcacttaaaaatcatcatcaactcagagttttccaaacctgcccagaagccgagagggaaagaatgagacgaaggagagagagaggaagagaggaagagagagaaacagatagaaaaaagagaggaaggaaaagagaaagaaaaagaatgggagtaaggaagaaagaaagaaaatcaaaatctagtttgaaactagctcaactatttaagtggcattttgatattgatagagttgccctattatgagctcactcttatagacacacagtacagtattttattttgaaattctctgagtcaaaacagggtgggttttttatttgtttgtttgtttatttgtttatttatttattatttctgtgccgcccagtcccgaagggactgccgctcagacactatacttttccgtccaccccaaaaaaaaattagagggaacactgaaatggggcaaaactcaacaaatttctcaattaacaacataaattttggactcaattacgGTCATAAGTTGAGTATCATGTTTAAAATCCCTAATGAAAATAACCaaagataattttatttcttaTCATTACTTTTGCTTATGGTTAAAGCTAATGTTTTAACCAAGCCATTTGCTATATGTAGACACTTCCTGCATTGAAATTTTTTTAGGATATAAGTTCAAAAGAAGCTGACTTGCTAACAAATATCTTTCCTATTATAAATGCTATTAACATAGGTTCCACACCAATTAGTAACGCGTTCATTCGattaatatgaataaataaagagaTGTTCCTATACTGTGAATATCTgttaagcagagtcaatccagTAAACTGAAAGTTCATGAAACCAATGCCTGTTTGAGGCAATATGGTACAATAATTTGAAGGGGTGCTGAATAATAATTTGGTTCCTGTAGGAAAAAAAGTGAATCCCaggtatgtttgtttattaaatttatatgccacccatctcactaacCATTATAAATGTTATAATAGTAATGTATGATGTACTATTGCAATTTCAGATTTTCACCTCCTGACTGAAGAAAAATTTGATTTTGACCTTTCACTATCTCCCACAAGGTAAAATTAGCATTAAAATCAAGGTGCATTAAGAATGGAGAGAAGTATGTGGACCTGACTTAATTTCTCTCTGTtatagtggaaatgaagatgaagtttttattgGACCAGTGGGCCATAAAGAAAAATGCATTGCTGTGTGCCTTGAATCCCACGGAGAAAGTCAAATTCGATCACATGCACATGACCTCCCTTGGAGCCCTCCTGCAGGAGATAAATTTGTGGAAATATTTAAAGAAGCTCACTTGCTAGCTCTGCAGcttaaaaatggaaacaaaatagaaaaaaataatactaTTCGTCTGAAGGAGGAAAAGACAGCGATTGTTGAAAAGTTTGTGAAAGAATCAAAGTCAAAACTGAAAATCTTTGAAAAAGGAATAGGGGCAGATAAAATTCCAACAAACACTAGAAGAGAGACATACTGTCTTTGGGAAAGCCCAAGCAAACAACTTCAGAAGGGTTTACGGCAACCTGTCGCAATAATGGACAGCCCACGTTCTCCCCAAGTGTCTCTAAATGCCCCAAGTCCTGATAAAACAGACAAGTTACCTAAAATGGACACTGTATCCTCACCCCAAGCAAAGAATAACACAAGccttaaaaaaagcaaatttcagACTGTAAAAGCATCACCTGCACTTAGAAATAACAACTACTTAGTAGCTGGCGAGGTAAaggtttttattttgtattatacCCAAGCTTTCAGTTGTGTCATGATATTACAATCTAATtctaagtagaatagaatttttctgTCTACTTGGTATGTAAATCTGTGAGTTTGTTGATATTTTATGTTTCTGTTTTTGAGAAAGCATGTAGCTCTGTGCTCCTGATTTTTAAGGTTATTGTTTGAATCTGAAACATTTGTGTATTTCCTGGATTGGTCAGAATGTTAGTTGAAAGTGATGAGTATTGGTAGATATAGATTGAGGCTAGGATAATTTATTAAGACATGGTGTAGAGTTTGCTTAGGCGGGAGGTGATGGCCTACTaggtgacctacaagatccctttcaactctcttaATCTAAGAATCTTATTGCTTATTTAAGTGCCTAATGTTTAAGAGCCGTGGTAGCATAGtggatagaatgcagtactgcaggctacttctgctgactgccggctgccagcagttcaacagTTTGAgtctcacctgctcaaggttgactcagctttccatcattCTGAGATTGGgaaggggcaatatgctgacactaaTCCACTTAGAgaaggatgtaaagcactgtgaagtgctaCATAAGTCTAATTGTTATTGCTAATGGTGTTACTGCAAAAATGCATTTAGCCTGACATTTGAATTAGAAACTTTGAACAGGAGGGGAGAGCAAAACTTTAAAGATGCCAAGTAAGAGAGTTACATGAGAGAACCTGAGGCTTTTGAAGATGGTTTATCAGTTGTTTCCCCAATTTCTTGAAATATAGTTAGTTCTGCTGTAACATAAATAGACCTTCAAAGGTTGTAGTTCAAACCTTTTTGGTGTGCCTGGATATGAAACATGACTATGAACTGGTATGCCATTTTGAATGAGTCAGCAGCGGAAAGGAGCTTTGTCTACATAAGAAGAGACATTGCAAAGCAGAAGACCTGCCTTTTAAATTCAAAGTCATTCCAAAGTCTGACCAGGCCACACCGTTATCTTAAGActtaaatgaatgttttaattcaTGCTGATTCATTGTGAAGTATTCAGTATTACTTGAGAAAAATGCTTTTCAATATACTGTACTCTACACTTCCAACTGTATTTCAGACAGTTGTATACTTTGGAGAGTAGGGAGAGCGTAAATGAATTGGATTTCATAATATTGGAATGTTTAATATTTGCATTCTAATAACATATCACTTGATCCCCTTAACTAATAGCCTGATTATAGTTTGATGGCAAAACTATTCAAGATAGTTTTCATTTAATAGAAATAACATGAGATTTTCGTAttctgatatttatttgttttacaaaTATTTCAAATCCAAATCTTGCAGCCCAAGCAAGGAAAATTGCCTAGTTCTTCCAACAAGATTTATTTGAACAGTATGGGATCATCTGAAGATTTGCTCTCTGACAAATCAAGCGTAGCTTCAGATGCAGGAGAATTGTCATTTTCTACCAGTTCATCCATGCCAAGCAAGAGAACTCTCCCTACTCCCAGCAAGGTGAATACTTTTTAATCAATCAATTTGGATGTTCAAATACATGTCATTTCAGTATTTTATCTGAAAGTACTTTTTCCATGATTTAAACTTTTAACATAacaagttaattaaaaaatacattttaactaGTGTAACTTTGAGAACTGTTTTGATTTTCTCCCATGCAATGTATCAAGATGAGAAAATTGATACAGAAATGTAATTTGCGAAGAAGCAAGTTCTGTCTAATTTGACCTTATTTTTTATACTAAACAGAAGAAAATCCATATGCTATTAATGAAGCAGTACCCAATCTTTCTGCCTCTGTGGACCAACATTGTGGGAAAGGAGGGTCATGGTTTTGCACATGCATTACTTGCCTGGTCTGGTTCCCAACGGACCCGGCACTGGGCCACAGACCAAAGGTTAGGGACCTCTActataatggaatggaagagatagCCATGTACTTACAATTGCAGTTATTCAGGTAGAGAGATGCAAtttgatgaggaaaaaaaatcaaagcataATGGTCAGAATAATATACCTGATTGTATATTTTTACCATACAGCCAAATAATTTATCATTGTCTTTACAGTTGGAAATGAAAACGAGACAACCGAAACCTACTAATGTTCATAGAGAAagaaatacttcatcttcctcctctattTCCAGCATAAATTCAAGTTTCAATTCAAGTCTGTCAATTTCTCCTAAAAGTGGAAGTGGTAATTATTCAGTTGTAGTTTGATTCTAGTGCATAGCATGGAATGGGAACTGTGACTTAATGAAAACATGTTCAAGTAGTCAGAGTTGAACACTGAGTGGGGAAGGGGAAGGCAGGAGCCACAGCTATTCATAGAAGACAAAACTGCATTAAACTACAATGACAGCGATGCTTCTCTTGAGTAAATTCTTCAACAGCACAAGCATCTTAGCAGCATTTTAAAAGTGTGAAATTTAATAGCAAatgcttttaaatatgttaaaactgATTGTAAATGTATCAGAACATAAAAGACAAGTACAATACATTACAGTAGTacacctacttaagaacctaattcattccgtgaccaggttcttaagtagaaacgtttgtaagtagaagaaatttttcccataggaatcaatgtaaaagaaataaaagctcggaatttgggtgggaggaggaggaggaagaagaggaggaggacagtcgctgccaaaggaagaaggtgaggtgaggggaataaaaaaaatcccaactttaaggcttaaaaaaaaaagaaggactctgaggcggcgaggaggagcacgtgcctcccatacacccggtgcaaagctgcctcccatacactgcaccagagagagaaaaccaGGGGGCATGGCAGGAAGCTGGCCaggtcttcgtgccgctctcaattttcctgggaaatttttccggggttgggttttaagtagaaaatggttcttaagaagaggcaaaaaaatcttaaaacacccggttcttatctagaaaagttcttaagtagaggcgttcttaagtagaggtaccagtgtactgCTCTATCAAATAAATATCTCTAAGAATTATACAGATCTGAGTCTGAATTGCTCCTATCTGGTTTGATTCATGGGTAATGATGTCTTTAAAATGTGTTGATATATATTCTAATTAAGTAAGTACAATGACTTGTATGTTCATAGCAAGACAAAACTAGGTTCAGATGCTATTTTAAGACATAAATAAACTTGGTGACTCAGATGGATAATACGTGTGAAAGAAAGGAAGTAATCTTATTTTCTTATATGGCTTCAGATTCCTTTGTGACAGTAGCATCCTCCTGGATTGCTCCAGTGGTTGGGGTGAAGGATATTGGGGTACAGTAACTCTAGTCCAgccaaagtgatcacttataaaataatatatgtctGGGGACATATGGAATGCTGTTATCTATTTTTCATTTTGcatgccacgttttaaaacacgcgcaccgctttgcagctgtcttctgaaaccaaacgcggaagttagcgttccggcttcaggagacagctgcgaagtggcgcgcgtgttttaaaacgtcagagccggcctggaacgctgcgctaaacagtaaaaaagccgtttggctacagggtggattctcccttcttaaccgggcagttgcagcttctttctgtttagcgctcgaacgctgcgctaaacagtaaaaaagctgtttggctacggagtggattctcccttcttaaccgggcagttgcagcttctttctgtttagcgcagcgttcgagcgctaaacagaaagaagctgcaactgcccggttaagaagggagaatccaccccgtagccaaacggctttttttactgtttagcgctagaacgctgcgctaaacagtaaaaaagccgtttggctacggggtgcaTTCTCCCtttttaaccgggcagttgcagcttctttctgtttagcgctcgaacgttgcgttaaacagtaaaaaagctgtttggctacggggtggattctcccttcttaaccgggcagttgcagcttctttctgtttagcgcagcgttcgagcgctaaacagaaagaagctgcaactgcccggttaagaagggagaatccaccccgtagccaaacggctttttttactgtttagcgctcgaacgctgcgctaaacagtaaaaaagctgtttggctacggggtggattctcccttcttaaccgggcagttgcagcttctttctgtttagcgctcgaacgctgcgctaaacagtaaaaaagctgtttggctacggggtggattctcccttcttaaccgggcagttgtagcttctttctgtttagcgcagcgttcgagcgctaaacagaaagaagctgcaactgcccggttaagaagggagaatccaccccgtagccaaacggcttttttactatttagcgcagcgttctagcactaaacagtaaaaaagccgtttggctacggggtggattctcccttcttaaccgggcagttgccgattttttgctgtttagcgctccaacgctgcgctaaacagaaagaagctgcaactgcccggttaagaagggagaatccaccccgtagccaaacggcttttttactgtttagcgtagcgaacgcggaagttagcgttccggcttcaggagacagctgcaaagcggcgcgcgtgttttaaaaggcttgctagcacccctcccagccccccaggccggctgcaaccttttaaaacacgcgggatacgagcgccaaggagctgtctcctgaagccgaacgcggaagttagctttcggcttcaggagacagctccttggcgctcgtatcccgaatgtgagctcgggaggcgaacaaaaatgtcgctcccctcccagc contains these protein-coding regions:
- the LOC139169339 gene encoding G2 and S phase-expressed protein 1-like isoform X3, with the protein product MAGEFWELKSIRCHRLPSLGTPGLQEQSYSCARLKNTVLSSVVTLQKDTKINLSPLEDFHLLTEEKFDFDLSLSPTSGNEDEVFIGPVGHKEKCIAVCLESHGESQIRSHAHDLPWSPPAGDKFVEIFKEAHLLALQLKNGNKIEKNNTIRLKEEKTAIVEKFVKESKSKLKIFEKGIGADKIPTNTRRETYCLWESPSKQLQKGLRQPVAIMDSPRSPQVSLNAPSPDKTDKLPKMDTVSSPQAKNNTSLKKSKFQTVKASPALRNNNYLVAGEPKQGKLPSSSNKIYLNSMGSSEDLLSDKSSVASDAGELSFSTSSSMPSKRTLPTPSKLEMKTRQPKPTNVHRERNTSSSSSISSINSSFNSSLSISPKSGSGNYSVVV
- the LOC139169339 gene encoding G2 and S phase-expressed protein 1-like isoform X1 → MAGEFWELKSIRCHRLPSLGTPGLQEQSYSCARLKNTVLSSVVTLQKDTKINLSPLEDFHLLTEEKFDFDLSLSPTSGNEDEVFIGPVGHKEKCIAVCLESHGESQIRSHAHDLPWSPPAGDKFVEIFKEAHLLALQLKNGNKIEKNNTIRLKEEKTAIVEKFVKESKSKLKIFEKGIGADKIPTNTRRETYCLWESPSKQLQKGLRQPVAIMDSPRSPQVSLNAPSPDKTDKLPKMDTVSSPQAKNNTSLKKSKFQTVKASPALRNNNYLVAGEPKQGKLPSSSNKIYLNSMGSSEDLLSDKSSVASDAGELSFSTSSSMPSKRTLPTPSKLEMKTRQPKPTNVHRERNTSSSSSISSINSSFNSSLSISPKSGSGINVKEIKARNLGGRRRRKKRRRTVAAKGRR
- the LOC139169339 gene encoding G2 and S phase-expressed protein 1-like isoform X2, which translates into the protein MAGEFWELKSIRCHRLPSLGTPGLQEQSYSCARLKNTVLSSVVTLQKDTKINLSPLEDFHLLTEEKFDFDLSLSPTSGNEDEVFIGPVGHKEKCIAVCLESHGESQIRSHAHDLPWSPPAGDKFVEIFKEAHLLALQLKNGNKIEKNNTIRLKEEKTAIVEKFVKESKSKLKIFEKGIGADKIPTNTRRETYCLWESPSKQLQKGLRQPVAIMDSPRSPQVSLNAPSPDKTDKLPKMDTVSSPQAKNNTSLKKSKFQTVKASPALRNNNYLVAGEPKQGKLPSSSNKIYLNSMGSSEDLLSDKSSVASDAGELSFSTSSSMPSKRTLPTPSKLEMKTRQPKPTNVHRERNTSSSSSISSINSSFNSSLSISPKSGSANRSELSFDQTKS
- the LOC139169339 gene encoding mitochondrial tRNA-specific 2-thiouridylase 1-like isoform X4, which produces MNNWDLVDEKGICQGNQDYEDAYKVCQILNIPFRQVSHVKEYWNEVFSYLLNEYEVGRTPNPDIICNKNIKFNYFLHYAMNNIGADAIATGHYARTSLEDNDVFQQIYNEKPRGLFRNRFEIRNDISLHIQEASNRFPEKLQTTVDGWRILGIEIHKVP